One Micromonospora sp. WMMD812 genomic window carries:
- a CDS encoding tetratricopeptide repeat protein, with protein MNPSADWEQRSADLWAAFNAGPEEWDEEEFRRRVGALADELEPNHPVAAFERACAWDSTGHSDRAVPLYRRALELGIDGIRRRRSLIQMSSSLRNIGQAEECVRLLTEERGRGSDELDDAVSATLALALTSVGREREAVSIAVGALAKHLPRYQRSMANYARLLVEPGRSAD; from the coding sequence ATGAACCCGAGCGCCGACTGGGAGCAGCGCAGTGCGGATCTGTGGGCGGCCTTCAACGCGGGGCCGGAGGAGTGGGACGAGGAGGAGTTCCGCCGACGTGTCGGCGCTCTCGCTGACGAGTTGGAGCCGAATCATCCGGTGGCGGCGTTCGAGCGGGCCTGCGCCTGGGACTCGACCGGCCACTCGGACCGTGCGGTACCGCTCTACCGCAGGGCGCTGGAACTGGGCATCGACGGTATCCGCCGCCGACGCTCGTTGATCCAGATGTCCAGTTCACTGCGGAACATCGGGCAGGCCGAGGAGTGCGTCCGACTGCTGACCGAGGAGCGCGGGCGCGGGTCCGACGAACTCGACGACGCGGTCAGCGCGACGCTCGCCCTGGCGCTGACCAGCGTAGGCCGGGAACGTGAGGCGGTGTCGATCGCCGTCGGGGCGCTCGCCAAGCACCTGCCGCGCTACCAGCGCTCGATGGCCAACTACGCCCGGCTCCTGGTCGAGCCCGGACGATCTGCCGATTAG
- a CDS encoding DUF5937 family protein, translated as MAVTLQFGAADLLRCRFAISPMLETLSAVRLLSPREGVGPHRRWLDTLDLRELDLRPIALLQPRRGYTPDFLSPPPVGPHARFEDELAAVAASDHDRVHAEVRRSLADTPGAAASATGRLLLGDPAAVLRTLVSLVKQAWEVLLEPVWQQVRGLLHTDVSFQTRRLAEGGLDRLFAELHPRLRWNNGTLTREYGDDEHRDLRGEGLVLVPSAFKWDQVVVIVDPPWQPTVIYPARGLGTLWQPPSTDRHAALGRLIGRTRAALLLSLDEPASTTSLAHSHALANGTVSEHLVVLRDAGFVVGERHRHEIRYRRTSLGEAALC; from the coding sequence ATGGCGGTCACGCTACAGTTCGGCGCCGCCGACCTGCTGCGCTGCCGTTTCGCCATCTCGCCCATGCTCGAGACGCTGTCCGCGGTGCGCCTGCTGTCCCCGCGGGAAGGCGTCGGCCCTCACCGCCGCTGGCTCGACACCCTCGACCTGCGGGAACTCGACCTGCGACCGATCGCACTGCTTCAGCCCCGTCGCGGCTACACCCCCGACTTCCTGTCACCACCTCCGGTCGGTCCGCACGCCCGCTTCGAGGACGAACTCGCCGCGGTCGCGGCCAGCGACCATGACCGGGTACACGCAGAGGTGCGACGGTCACTGGCGGACACCCCGGGGGCGGCCGCGTCGGCGACCGGACGGCTCCTGCTGGGCGATCCGGCCGCAGTGCTGCGGACGCTGGTCTCACTCGTGAAGCAGGCGTGGGAGGTCCTGCTCGAACCGGTCTGGCAGCAGGTGCGCGGGCTGCTCCACACCGATGTGAGCTTTCAGACCCGACGTCTCGCCGAAGGTGGCCTGGACCGGCTGTTCGCTGAGCTGCATCCCCGACTGCGCTGGAACAACGGCACGCTGACCCGCGAGTACGGCGACGACGAGCATCGCGACCTGCGCGGCGAAGGGCTCGTCCTGGTGCCCAGCGCCTTCAAGTGGGATCAGGTCGTCGTCATCGTGGACCCGCCGTGGCAACCCACCGTGATCTATCCGGCGCGCGGGCTTGGCACCCTCTGGCAGCCCCCGTCCACCGATCGGCATGCGGCGCTGGGACGGCTGATCGGGAGGACCCGGGCGGCGCTGCTGCTCAGCCTCGACGAGCCGGCCAGCACGACCTCGCTGGCCCACAGTCACGCGCTGGCCAACGGCACGGTCTCGGAGCATCTGGTGGTGCTGCGTGACGCCGGGTTCGTGGTCGGAGAACGACACCGGCACGAGATCCGCTACCGGCGCACCTCCCTCGGCGAAGCCGCCCTCTGCTAG